One Aphelocoma coerulescens isolate FSJ_1873_10779 chromosome 6, UR_Acoe_1.0, whole genome shotgun sequence DNA window includes the following coding sequences:
- the RGS10 gene encoding regulator of G-protein signaling 10 isoform X1, translating into MFNRAVSRLSRKRPPSEINDIEGHPSSSHQTLKGTSKWATSLESLLEDPEGVKRFREFLKKEFSEENVLFWLACEEFKKTQGKKQMQEKAKEIYMTFLSSKASSQVNVEGQSRLSETILETPHPLMFQKLQDQIFNLMKYDSYSRFLKSDIFLNHKKSEEQEENSPEAQTAAKRASRIYNT; encoded by the exons ATGTTCAACCGGGCCGTGAGCCGGCTCAGCAGGAAGCGGCCGCCCTCAG agataAATGACATCGAGGGCCAcccaagcagcagccaccaaACCTTGAAAGGCACCTCGAAATGGGCCACGTCCCTGGAGAGCCTCCTCGAAGACCCGGAAGGAGTGAAACGGTTTAGG gagtttttaaagaaagaatttaGTGAAGAAAACGTTTTGTTCTGGTTAGCATGTGAAGAATTTaagaaaacacagggaaaaaagcag ATGCAAGAAAAAGCTAAAGAAATTTACATGACTTTCCTGTCCAGTAAAGCTTCCTCCCAAGTCAATGTTGAAGGGCAGTCCCGTTTGAGTGAGACCATCCTGGAGACACCTCACCCTCTCATGTTTCAGAAGCTCCAGGACCAG ATATTCAATCTCATGAAGTATGACAGCTACAGCCGCTTCCTGAAGTCAGACATATTCCTAAACCATAAGAAGAGCGAGGAGCAAGAGGAGAACTCACCAGAGGCTCAGACTGCAGCTAAAAGAGCATCAAGAATTTACAACACATGA
- the RGS10 gene encoding regulator of G-protein signaling 10 isoform X2 — protein MLGYMEKINDIEGHPSSSHQTLKGTSKWATSLESLLEDPEGVKRFREFLKKEFSEENVLFWLACEEFKKTQGKKQMQEKAKEIYMTFLSSKASSQVNVEGQSRLSETILETPHPLMFQKLQDQIFNLMKYDSYSRFLKSDIFLNHKKSEEQEENSPEAQTAAKRASRIYNT, from the exons ATGCTTGGATACATGGAAA agataAATGACATCGAGGGCCAcccaagcagcagccaccaaACCTTGAAAGGCACCTCGAAATGGGCCACGTCCCTGGAGAGCCTCCTCGAAGACCCGGAAGGAGTGAAACGGTTTAGG gagtttttaaagaaagaatttaGTGAAGAAAACGTTTTGTTCTGGTTAGCATGTGAAGAATTTaagaaaacacagggaaaaaagcag ATGCAAGAAAAAGCTAAAGAAATTTACATGACTTTCCTGTCCAGTAAAGCTTCCTCCCAAGTCAATGTTGAAGGGCAGTCCCGTTTGAGTGAGACCATCCTGGAGACACCTCACCCTCTCATGTTTCAGAAGCTCCAGGACCAG ATATTCAATCTCATGAAGTATGACAGCTACAGCCGCTTCCTGAAGTCAGACATATTCCTAAACCATAAGAAGAGCGAGGAGCAAGAGGAGAACTCACCAGAGGCTCAGACTGCAGCTAAAAGAGCATCAAGAATTTACAACACATGA
- the TIAL1 gene encoding nucleolysin TIAR isoform X3: MDARVVKDMATGKSKGYGFVSFYNKLDAENAIVHMGGQWLGGRQIRTNWATRKPPAPKSTQENNTKQLRFEDVVNQSSPKNCTVYCGGIASGLTDQLMRQTFSPFGQIMEIRVFPEKGYSFVRFSTHESAAHAIVSVNGTTIEGHVVKCYWGKESPDMTKNFQQVDYSQWGQWSQVYGNPQQYGQYMANGWQVPSYGMYGQAWNQQGFGVDQSPSAAWMGGFGAQPAQGQGAPVIPNQAGYGMASYQTQ; the protein is encoded by the exons AT GGATGCACGGGTAGTTAAAGATATGGCAACTGGAAAGTCAAAAGGCTATGGTTTTGTATCTTTTTATAACAAACTG GATGCAGAAAATGCTATTGTACACATGGGAGGCCAGTGGTTGGGAGGCCGCCAGATCAGAACTAACTGGGCAACAAGGAAACCACCAGCCCCCAAAAGTACACAAGAAA ATAATACAAAACAGTTGAGATTTGAAGACGTAGTAAATCAATCAAGTCCAAAAAATTGTACTGTGTACTGTGGAGGAATTGCCTCAGGGCTAACAG ATCAACTTATGAGACAGACTTTTTCACCGTTTGGACAGATTATGGAAATAAGGGTGTTTCCAGAAAAAGGTTACTCATTTGTCAG GTTTTCAACCCATGAAAGTGCAGCACATGCTATTGTTTCAGTTAATGGAACCACAATTGAAGGACATGTTGTTAAATGTTATTGGGGTAAAGAATCCCCTGATATGACTAAAAACTTCCAACAG GTGGATTACAGTCAGTGGGGGCAATGGAGCCAAGTATATGGAAATCCACAGCAGTATGGGCAATATATGGCTAACGGGTGGCAAGTACCATCATATGGAATGTATGGCCAAGCATGGAATCAACAGGGTTTTGGAGTAGA CCAATCTCCATCTGCTGCCTGGATGGGTGGATTTGGTGCTCAACCTGCCCAGGGACAAGGTGCTCCTGTAATACCTAACCAAGCTGGATATGGTATGGCAAGCTACCAAACGCAGTGA